One region of Mugil cephalus isolate CIBA_MC_2020 chromosome 17, CIBA_Mcephalus_1.1, whole genome shotgun sequence genomic DNA includes:
- the LOC125023885 gene encoding CD209 antigen-like protein B, with amino-acid sequence MENSKSEREEEMSFQQSSPQDFSTDSLPPGQGLFADRGGPAFPHHRLVILSLGLLNALLLISAVVIGIYCAKAKDLEVPQSDAAPLTVELNYLRNRSGIIQAKLDAQAKLVKERNNHVELKLQVKQKKALTDTLQRRIETLQIEKTSLQSNKTALEKSCGRCPPGWILLKLSCYYFSRNEMASRKNWSDSRADCLSKKADLLVINSLEEQQLISENFVRQTGGVSWWEGGYWMGLTDVATEGTWVWVNNVTEVSPLYWRSGQPSHSGPLRGNCGAFLHYTDNLKTWFNANCTDTLLNWICEKELKEA; translated from the exons ATGGAGAACTCAAAGTCAGAACGTGAAGAGGAAATGTCATTTCAACAAAGCAGTCCTCAAGATTTCAGCACGGATTCGCTCCCTCCAGGACAAG GACTGTTTGCGGACAGAGGCGGACCTGCGTTTCCACACCACCGACTGGTTATACTGAGCCTGGGCCTGCTGAATGCTCTTCTACTGATATCTGCTGTCGTCATTGGGATTTACT GCGCTAAAGCCAAAGACCTCGAGGTCCCTCAGTCGGACGCTGCGCCTCTCACCGTCGAGCTGAACTATCTCCGCAACCGCAGCGGCATCATCCAAGCAAAGCTGGACGCGCAAGCAAAGCTGGTGAAAGAGCGCAACAACCACGTGGAACTAAAGCTGCAAGTGAAGCAGAAGAAAGCCCTCACCGACACCCTTCAGAGGAGAATTGAAACACTACAAATAGAGAAGACAAGTCTCCAGTCCAACAAAACTGCCTTAG AGAAAAGCTGTGGCAGATGCCCACCAGGATGGATCCTTCTGAAATTatcttgttattatttttctcgCAATGAAATGGCTTCCAGGAAGAACTGGTCGGACAGCAGGGCAGACTGCCTCAGCAAAAAGGCCGACCTGCTTGTGATCAACAGCTTGGAGGAGCAG CAACTCATCAGTGAAAACTTCGTGAGGCAGACCGGCGGTGTCTCCTGGTGGGAGGGCGGATACTGGATGGGCCTCACCGACGTGGCGACGGAGGGAACGTGGGTCTGGGTCAACAACGTGACCGAGGTCTCGCCGCT GTACTGGAGGAGCGGGCAGCCTAGCCACAGCGGACCTCTGAGAGGGAACTGCGGGGCCTTCTTGCACTACACGGACAATTTAAAGACGTGGTTCAACGCGAACTGCACAGACACTCTACTGAACTGGATCTGtgagaaggagctgaaggaggcaTGA